The genomic interval ATAGGTAAATAAGAAAATAAAAAGTATAAATATAGAAATAATTTTACTATTAAATGCTAACGGTAAAACTCGGACATTATTAAAACGGCTTTTAATAATATAAAAGACAAGAATCAATAATGCGATATCACTGGGTTGCGTACGTATTGGTGAAACTGTTAAAGAAACTATTCCATTTTCCCAAGAGTTCTTTTCTATAAAAAAAATAAAAATAGTAAGTATAATAAGAAATTCATTCTTACTTTTGGTTTTAAATAAAAATATTATAGAATATACTATAAGTAAATAAAGTAGAGCAGGATGGCCAGATATATACATAATTAATTAATATTTTTTTAATTACTTTTCATTATTTGGGTTTATGTAAAATTCAGAGATACTTTTTAATACCAATTCAGAAGCAATTTTGGAAATACATGGGGCAACAGGATTATTTTGTAAGTTATAAATACACTTCCAGTTGCAATTAAAACAATCCATTTTGTGGATAACAGGATGAGGAGAAAAGTTAAGTTCTTTCCCTTGCCAAACAAAAGGTATAAAACGCTTATAATGCCCACCACCTAACAGACAAACTGAAGGGACTTTTAGCAATGCTGCCATATGAACGGCACTTGTTTCATTGCCAATTAAAAAACGGCTTTTTTTAATTATTCCCATAAATTCAGGTAAAGATGTTTGACCCGTCTTATCAATAAACGGCACGTCTAATTGATTTGTTAAATGCTTTGCTAAATCTTTATCACCCGGCCCTCCGCAAATTACAACTGTGAGCTTATATTTTAGATATATTTCAGTTGCTATTTGAGCGAACTTATCAACCGGCCATTGCCGAATAGTAGAACCAGCGCCTGGGAAAAGTATATAATAATTATCACTTTCTATTTTATAATCAGGGATTAATTGGATAGGTATTAGTAATTGGTCAGGTTTTATGTCTGGAATCCCTATAGCCGCGTTGAACTCTGAATTCCTTTCCAGTTCCATTAATTGTTTATTATCCGAATCGATTAATTGAGAATACCACTTATCGCTAATAAATTTATAATGAGATTGAGGTCTTTCTCCATTATATCCAATTTTACTTTTTGCTTTTAATAAACGTACAACGGACTCAGCATCAATAAAATTTTCACGGCGATTATAAAGCGGATTCAGTAAAATTTCAAATTGATTGTTTTGTAAAGACTTTAAAACCGAATACCTGTATTTAAGTTTATTGCGAAAATCTTTAACATTAATCGGGATAATAGTATCAAAATAGGGAAAAGTTTTTACAAGATCATAAACTACTTTGTTACAAATAAAAGTGATTCTTGACTCACTATAGTGTTTTCTTATTGCAGATGCAAAACCATGCCAAAGTAAAAAGTCACCAATAGCATCCATCCTAACTATTGCAATTTGATTAGACTCTTTTAGACTTTTGGTGGAAAATAATTTAAATACTGAATCAGAAAAATAAAGTAGAAGATCCCGAATCGAAACCAATATTGATTTTAATGCCATGCTATATATTTTCTATCTTGTTTTTTCTTATTAAAAGCATATCGTCAAAAGCCCGGTTTTTTAGTCCTTTTAAGCCAAGTTTATAAATACCCTTATTTGCCAACTTACACGCTAATTTAAAATAAAATGGATTTAGTCGCTGTTTACTAAACAAGTGAATGTTTTTACCATTTGTGTAATAACTACAATTTATTTTATTTGCTATCTTTGCCAGGCTTTGTACACTATAGATACTTATATGTTGACCATGATCAAGCCCATAATACCACCACTCTTTTAGTTTTGGTGGTGACTTAATAAATGTTTCTGTCGAAAAAAGAACAGTCTCTGTCTTTTCAAACATCTGTTGAATCTCTGTTAATGGATCTGTCAAATGTTCAAAAGTTTCAAATGAAGTAAGTAAGTCATATTTAGTAATTGTTGGTTCATCTTCAAAACCTAAGGCTAAAAGGTTTTGACAATAGGGATCAGACCAATAAAAATCAAAACCCATATCTCTCATTAATCTAGTAAAAACACCATATCCCCCGGCATAATCCAGGAAAACACCATGTTTATTAAAGAAAAACGAGATTAATGAGGCAGTAATTTTTGATAAATAAATATTTCTGTTCATTATGCCGGTATCAGAATCATTTATGGCTGATTCATAGGATTCTTTTAGCCAATATGGATCCTCTGTTTGGATAAAACTGCAACTTTCACAAAACAAATATGCTATTTCATATTTATTCATGATTGTCGCTTTATCAAATTGTTTTAATTCCTGAGAACAAAGCTTGCACTTCAATATTATAAATCGTCCATATTTTTAATTAATTCTCTGAATCTTTTCCGGAAGTTCTCTACACTCCAGTTTTCATTAATATTTTTTAAAGTAAGAATATATGCATTCTTACACCATTTTGTACTTTTTTGTGAAGCTTCACGTATTGTTTCACTCAAACTTTCGCTATCCCATGAATCTGATAAAACGCAGCTTTCTTTAGGTGCAATTAAGTCTATATATCCCACTGGGATCAATCCTAAACCCATACTTCCCAAAAAAGCAGTACCAATTCCAGTATTTATCGGTGCATGAATAGTGAAATTTGTCCTTCTTATTAGCTGTTTTAGTTTTTTTTGAAGTGGCTTTCGTTGCCAATGGAAAATATAGTGTATATTTGGCAATCGGAGTTCATTTGCGTATGATTTTAGAATCTCATCTTCTACTTTACAATAAATATAAAGGTGCAAATCAAGATTTTTTGCAAAAGCTTCG from Calditrichota bacterium carries:
- a CDS encoding class I SAM-dependent methyltransferase — encoded protein: MNKYEIAYLFCESCSFIQTEDPYWLKESYESAINDSDTGIMNRNIYLSKITASLISFFFNKHGVFLDYAGGYGVFTRLMRDMGFDFYWSDPYCQNLLALGFEDEPTITKYDLLTSFETFEHLTDPLTEIQQMFEKTETVLFSTETFIKSPPKLKEWWYYGLDHGQHISIYSVQSLAKIANKINCSYYTNGKNIHLFSKQRLNPFYFKLACKLANKGIYKLGLKGLKNRAFDDMLLIRKNKIENI
- a CDS encoding glycosyltransferase family 9 protein, whose amino-acid sequence is MALKSILVSIRDLLLYFSDSVFKLFSTKSLKESNQIAIVRMDAIGDFLLWHGFASAIRKHYSESRITFICNKVVYDLVKTFPYFDTIIPINVKDFRNKLKYRYSVLKSLQNNQFEILLNPLYNRRENFIDAESVVRLLKAKSKIGYNGERPQSHYKFISDKWYSQLIDSDNKQLMELERNSEFNAAIGIPDIKPDQLLIPIQLIPDYKIESDNYYILFPGAGSTIRQWPVDKFAQIATEIYLKYKLTVVICGGPGDKDLAKHLTNQLDVPFIDKTGQTSLPEFMGIIKKSRFLIGNETSAVHMAALLKVPSVCLLGGGHYKRFIPFVWQGKELNFSPHPVIHKMDCFNCNWKCIYNLQNNPVAPCISKIASELVLKSISEFYINPNNEK